The following proteins are encoded in a genomic region of Bacillota bacterium:
- a CDS encoding ABC transporter ATP-binding protein, with amino-acid sequence MGASNFLVYWAAGVDGPPLMPSYAARADDRCGLGANSGMVLRTEGLTKRFPGGVVAVDHLDLHVAPGEIYGFLGPNGAGKTTTIMMVLGLTQPSEGRVWLFGQELGRSRSFEVRRRIGVLSEFHYLYEEMTAQEYLEFFGRLYRVPLAHVRIAQLLERLELADRRRELVGGYSKGMKQKLSLARALLHDPDLLILDEPVSSLDPYGIRQVRDLLLEENRRGKTLVISSHILSEVERLCRRVGIIHRGRLLAEDTMDGLRARLSSEVELEVELERLDEPIVRAVRAVEGVRAVDPTDSRLVIRTRAGDDLRGAISRAIAGSGGVVLSMQTRQMSLEEAFVTITENNISLLAREGMAS; translated from the coding sequence GTGGGGGCGTCGAACTTTCTGGTATACTGGGCGGCGGGCGTGGACGGGCCGCCCTTGATGCCATCTTACGCAGCGCGTGCCGATGACAGGTGCGGTTTGGGGGCGAACAGCGGGATGGTGCTCCGCACCGAAGGCCTCACCAAACGTTTCCCCGGCGGGGTGGTGGCGGTCGACCACCTCGATCTGCACGTGGCTCCGGGCGAGATTTACGGCTTTCTGGGGCCCAACGGGGCCGGTAAGACCACGACCATCATGATGGTGCTGGGGCTGACGCAGCCGAGCGAGGGCCGAGTCTGGCTGTTCGGTCAGGAGCTCGGGCGCAGCCGCTCCTTCGAGGTGCGCCGGCGCATCGGGGTGCTCTCGGAGTTTCACTACCTCTACGAGGAGATGACGGCCCAGGAGTACCTGGAGTTCTTCGGCAGGCTCTACCGGGTGCCCCTGGCACATGTCCGCATCGCCCAGCTCCTCGAACGCCTGGAGCTTGCGGACCGCCGCCGGGAGCTCGTTGGCGGCTACTCCAAGGGCATGAAGCAAAAGCTGAGCCTGGCCCGGGCGCTTTTGCACGACCCGGATCTGCTCATCCTGGACGAGCCTGTCTCGTCGCTCGACCCCTACGGCATCCGCCAGGTGCGGGACCTGCTCCTCGAGGAGAACCGCCGCGGCAAGACGCTCGTGATTTCCTCCCACATCCTCTCCGAGGTCGAACGCCTCTGCCGCCGGGTCGGGATCATCCACCGCGGGCGGCTTCTGGCCGAGGACACCATGGACGGCCTGCGAGCCCGCCTCTCCTCCGAGGTTGAACTCGAGGTGGAGCTGGAGCGCCTCGACGAGCCCATCGTGCGGGCTGTGCGCGCGGTGGAAGGGGTGCGGGCGGTGGACCCGACGGACTCCCGGCTGGTCATCCGCACCCGCGCCGGCGATGACCTGAGGGGCGCCATCTCCCGGGCCATCGCCGGTTCAGGAGGCGTGGTGCTGAGCATGCAGACCCGGCAGATGTCGTTGGAAGAAGCGTTCGTCACCATTACGGAAAACAACATCTCGCTCCTGGCCCGAGAGGGGATGGCGTCATGA
- the smpB gene encoding SsrA-binding protein SmpB has translation MGQARTVCENRKARHDYEILETMEAGLVLSGSEVKSLRLGRAQLRDAYARVANGELFLVGAHISAYQAGSPFDHDPVRPRKLLMHRREIARLAGRVAEKGLTLVPLRIYFNDRGLAKVELALARGRKVYDRREAIARRDEQRRIQQALAERARGSR, from the coding sequence ATGGGCCAGGCGCGTACCGTCTGCGAAAACCGCAAGGCCCGCCACGACTACGAGATCCTGGAGACCATGGAGGCGGGCCTGGTCTTGAGCGGCAGCGAGGTGAAGTCGCTGCGCCTTGGCCGCGCCCAGCTCCGGGATGCGTATGCCCGCGTCGCCAACGGCGAGCTTTTCCTGGTCGGCGCGCACATCAGCGCCTATCAGGCCGGCAGCCCCTTCGACCACGACCCGGTGCGCCCGCGCAAGCTGCTGATGCACCGCCGGGAGATTGCCCGGCTCGCCGGACGGGTGGCGGAAAAGGGGCTGACGCTGGTGCCGCTTCGCATTTACTTCAACGACCGGGGCCTGGCCAAGGTGGAGCTGGCGCTGGCCCGGGGCCGCAAGGTGTACGACCGGCGGGAGGCCATCGCCCGCCGCGACGAGCAGCGCCGCATCCAGCAGGCGCTCGCGGAGCGGGCCCGCGGCTCCCGTTGA